From Pyrenophora tritici-repentis strain M4 chromosome 1, whole genome shotgun sequence, the proteins below share one genomic window:
- a CDS encoding C6 zinc finger domain containing protein, with amino-acid sequence MNPEHRPNGSIPNGYNHAISPSHANGQPYHAQAPPPVQQYGQPVTPYAQTPYMTDYGAAQQIRRKQVRATQACNHCRSRKQKCDEARPCQFCRENNFDCQYKDVPPPKQDRSMMQLQDSVNNISEVLSQFVDQFNNWKQGVESRLPPTRNHEMISNHASPEAAFSAQRDQNTSRWPTMPGRGQMGRANSQLKMESPVVPHSNVMSPMSAIKQESQYPPPQTPATPADSVRTEPSHPEPATKDPKEKDGLQGDHTTPAHKLLEEWAQMNIFYNGIPYLKRLLDNGQKVSDYPMQLEQDRGLLRVWGVGEGQDLNDGAQGPGSPESSNDSEATSPAPGKDGLWGYPNLDHCSPSEPSSTPREHPPQFHQSGLGPDGRPDFRRHVMFDLLKSYMESMHIFHPFMNEGKLKRMFREFSDQYSPEARTANVRSPATNGVHQLNPGIKRKRSASGLDGLPSPRVDIERSLRNAIVLLVMALGKVASYTDPLPAPQNDRSPYVHSEWGYIRNSPNPNGSFASEGAEDSRPRNIDILPGMAYYAYATDILGNQQGGNTTAHAQAMLLAGLYLSQYARVLESWSWINNACRIALVLIKADYTKLLRTNSDRRHTWSRKERYRLNLVMCVYWTALQLESDILAEMSTLPPSGISAHQSAIMYPEGVNETWPQDPDNFMQQEDAGAGPRNDLMMKLYSTQTFLRVILNVAHNALYGPSGRMSFDPTSVKEVAYHAETHVGVLENWRRLLSPELAWDDHEPPSTDLNIARVRAKYYGGLYMMLRPYLKLASHVLEFPPPPPGTTGASQHNSPSAYAHSATNRNVQMVELNEDQKKIIGVACKCIHSAIQSTIAFDRVGEEPGSTYNYFTPTRKKRLVVTNIFGTLHAQFGNMLVLASVYKSKLYPLLPADTWLTKATLSALFKRTISVISDVAPNSPILRMDLEILRNVQQQQGLE; translated from the exons ATGAACCCTGAGCATCGTCCCAATGGCAGTATACCGAATGGCTACAACCATGCCATCAGTCCCTCCCACGCCAATGGACAGCCGTACCATGCCCAGGCCCCGCCACCAGTCCAGCAGTACGGCCAGCCAGTGACTCCATATGCCCAAACTCCCTACATGACAGACTATGGAGCCGCCCAGCAGATACGGAGAAAACAGGTTCGCGCCACCCAGGCTTGCAACCATTGCCGCTCGCGAAAGCAGAAATGTGACGAAGCCCGGCCGTGCCAGTTCTGCAGAGAGAACAACTTCGACTGCCAGTACAAGGATGTACCGCCACCCAA GCAAGATAGAAGCATGATGCAGCTCCAAGACAGCGTCAACAACATATCTGAGGTTCTATCACAATTCGTGGACCAATTCAACAACTGGAAACAGGGCGTTGAGAGCAGACTGCCGCCAACGCGGAACCATGAGATGATTTCGAATCACGCTTCGCCCGAAGCTGCCTTCTCCGCTCAAAGGGACCAAAACACATCAAGATGGCCCACCATGCCAGGAAGAGGCCAGATGGGTCGAGCCAACAGCCAGCTCAAGATGGAATCTCCAGTTGTTCCCCACTCCAATGTCATGTCACCTATGAGCGCCATCAAACAGGAGTCACAGTATCCGCCTCCCCAAACGCCTGCAACGCCTGCAGACAGTGTGAGGACCGAGCCCAGCCATCCCGAACCCGCCACTAAAGATCCCAAGGAAAAGGACGGTCTTCAAGGCGATCACACTACTCCAGCGCACAAGCTGCTCGAGGAGTGGGCACAGATGAATATCTTCTACAACGGCATTCCCTATCTGAAGCGCCTGTTAGATAACGGCCAAAAAGTCTCGGATTACCCAATGCAGCTAGAGCAAGATCGCGGACTACTACGCGTCTGGGGCGTTGGAGAAGGCCAAGATCTGAACGACGGAGCGCAAGGTCCCGGTAGCCCCGAGAGCAGCAATGATTCGGAAGCAACTTCCCCAGCGCCAGGCAAGGACGGCCTATGGGGATACCCGAACCTGGACCACTGCAGCCCATCAGAGCCGAGTAGCACTCCTCGTGAACACCCTCCACAGTTTCACCAGAGCGGACTTGGTCCGGACGGTCGGCCCGACTTTCGCCGCCATGTCATGTTTGACTTGCTCAAGTCGTACATGGAGAGCATGCACATTTTTCATCCCTTTATGAACGAGGGCAAGCTGAAACGCATGTTCAGGGAGTTTAGCGACCAGTACAGCCCAGAAGCGCGCACTGCCAACGTGCGATCGCCTGCTACTAATGGTGTGCATCAGCTCAACCCAGGCATCAAGCGCAAGCGTTCGGCCAGCGGTCTGGATGGCTTGCCATCGCCTAGAGTCGATATCGAAAGGTCACTGCGTAACGCCATTGTTCTCTTGGTCATGGCTCTTGGCAAGGTAGCCTCCTACACAGACCCACTGCCTGCTCCGCAAAACGACCGGAGTCCCTATGTTCACAGCGAATGGGGCTACATACGGAATTCACCGAACCCCAATGGAAGTTTCGCTAGTGAAGGAGCTGAAGACAGCCGTCCGAGGAATATCGACATACTACCAGGTATGGCGTACTATGCCTATGCGACTGATATACTTGGCAATCAACAAGGAGGAAATACGACTGCCCATGCGCAAGCCATGCTACTCGCTGGCCTGTATCTGAGTCAGTACGCAAGAGTCCTGGAGAGTTGGAGTTGGATCAACAACGCCTGCAGGATCGCTCTGGTGCTCATCAAGGCCGACTACACCAAGCTTCTCCGTACGAACAGTGACCGAAGACATACCTGGAGTCGTAAGGAGCGGTATAGACTGAATCTCGTCATGTGTGTCTATTGGACAGCTTTGCAGCTGGAATC TGACATCCTGGCAGAAATGAGCACGCTACCACCGTCCGGCATTTCCGCACACCAGAGTGCCATTATGTATCCCGAAGGCGTAAACGAAACCTGGCCACAGGATCCGGACAACTTCATGCAACAAGAAGACGCAGGCGCTGGTCCGAGAAATGATTTGATGATGAAGCTTTACTCTACGCAAACATTCCTTCGTGTTATTCTCAACGTAGCGCACAACGCCTTGTACGGACCCAGCGGTCGCATGAGCTTCGACCCCACTAGCGTTAAGGAAGTCGCATACCACGCAGAAACCCACGTGGGCGTTTTGGAGAACTGGAGGAGACTTCTTTCACCAGAGCTCGCCTGGGATGATCACGAGCCTCCTTCGACAGATCTCAACATTGCGCGTGTGCGCGCAAAGTACTATGGTGGTCTCTACATGATGTTGCGGCCGTACCTGAAGCTTGCGAGCCATGTGTTAGAGTTCCCACCCCCACCTCCGGGTACTACCGGTGCCTCGCAGCACAACTCGCCGTCTGCCTACGCACACTCTGCCACCAACAGAAATGTCCAAATGGTCGAACTCAACGAAGACCAGAAGAAGATCATCGGCGTCGCCTGTAAATGCATCCATAGCGCTATCCAGAGTACCATTGCTTTTGATCGCGTCGGCGAGGAGCCCGGCAGTACATACAACTACTTTACGCCCACGCGCAAGAAGCGACTCGTTGTCACAAACATCTTCGGCACACTTCATGC ACAATTTGGGAACATGCTTGTCCTAGCATCCGTCTACAAATCCAAACTCTACCCTCTCTTGCCTGCCGACACATGGCTCACAAAAGCCACCCTCTCGGCCCTGTTCAAGCGCACCATATCCGTCATCAGCGATGTAGCGCCCAACTCGCCGATTCTCCGCATGGATCTTGAGATTCTCCGCAACGTCCAGCAGCAACAGGGTCTCGAATGA